The sequence CACGGACCGAGATCCAGGTGTTCGGCACCGTGGCCGTGGTCTTCTCGAGCTACCTGTTCGAAACGCAGGCCGGCGGGCAAACCAACGTCCTCAAGGGACGTGTGACCGAGGTGTTCGAGTACGTGGACGGGCGGTGGGTGAATCCATCGTGGCACATGGACAATGATGGATAGGGGTAGGGGTGATGGATGGCAGACGGCAGTTGGCAGTTGGCAGACGTCGACGATGACCTACGGACTCACGACCTGACGGGGAACCCGTGCATCTTTCATCCCTGATTCACGCCGTGGACGCGCACGCGTGTGGCGAGCCCGGGCGGGTGATCGTCGGCGGGGTCCCGCATGTCCCAGGCGCGACCATGTACGAGAAGGCGCGCTGGCTGGAGCAGCACGCGGACCACATCCGCAAGCGGATGCTCAACGAGCCGCGCGGGTACCCACCGATGTGCTGCAACCTCCTGCTCCCGCCCACGCATCCGGAGGCGCAGGCGGGGTACGTCATCATGGAGCACGTGGAGTACCCGGGCATGTCGGGGAGCAACACGATCTGCGTCGTGACCGTGCTGCTCGAGACGGGGATTCTCCCGATGACGGAGCCGGTCACCGACCTCGTGCTCGAGGCACCGGCGGGGTTGATCCGGGTGCGCGCCGAATGTTCAGCTGGTAAGGTCACGCGCGTCACCTTTCGCAACGTGCCGGCCTTTGCGGTGCACCTGGATGCGATGGTCGAGGTGCCACAGCTCGGGAGCGTGCGCGTGGACGTCGCCTACGGTGGGATGTTCTACGCCATCGCCGATGCCGCGCAGTTCGGGCTCCGGCTCACCCCGGATGAGGGGCGCGACATCGTGCGGATCGGCGAGATGGTGAAGGCCGCCGCCCGCGAGCAGCTCCCGGTCGTGCATCCCGAGCAACCCGGCTTTGCGGGGATCACGATCTCGCAGCTGTCCGGGCCAGCCCACGATCCCGCCCACCATGCGCGCAACGCGGTGATTGTCTCCACCGGGTCGTTTGACTGGGCGAAGCCCTCGACCTGGACCGGTTCCATCGACCGCTCGCCGTGCGGGACCGGCACCTGCGCGAAGATGGCTGTCCTGCACGCGAAGGGTCAGCTCGCGCTCGGCCAGCCCTTTCACCACGAGAGCGTGCTCGGCACCGTCTTTACCGGCGAGGTCGTCGAGGAGACGCGGGTGGGCGACCGTGCCGCGATCGTGCCGACGTTGAGCGGGCAGGGATGGATCACCGGCTTCAGCCAGTACGTGATGGACCCGACCGACCCGTTCCAGCAAGGCTACACGGTGGGAGACATTTGGTAGTGCACCGCCCACACACGACGAGGCACGAGCCCCCGAGAGGTCAGGGTAGCACGAGACGCGCACCGCTCAACACTCGTGCCGCTCGTGCCGCTCGTGCCGCTCGTACTCCTCGTGCTGCTCGTGCTGCTCGTGCTGCCCGTGCTGCGCTTTTCATCTCCGGTTAACATGACAGTGCTTCGAGAAGCTACCTGGCGCCAGATTCAACAGCGCCCCTTCCGCGTCGCCGTCCTCCCCTGGGGGGCCACCGAAGCGCACAACTATCACCTGCCGTACGGGACGGACGTCATCGAGGCGGAGTCGATCGGCGCGCGCGCGGTCGAGGCCGCATCAGCGCGGGGGGCTCCGGTCGTGCTCTTGCCGGCGATCCCGTTCGGCGTGCAGACCGGGCAGCTCAACATTCCGCTGTGCATCAACATGAACCCGTCGACGCAGGCGGCCATCCTGCGCGACGTGATCCAGTCGCTCGAGCCACACGGGATCCGGGCCCTCGTGGTCCTCAACGGCCACGGCGGCAACGACTTCCGGCAGGTCATCCGCGAGCTGCAGCCGACCACCCGGATCGTGCTCGTCCAGGTCAACTGGTACCAGGTGCGCGATGCCCGTGCCTACTTCGACGAGCCGGGCGATCACGGGGGCGAACTGGAGACGAGCGTGATGCTGCACGTGGCGCCGGAGCTGGTGCGTCCCCTCAGTGATGCCGGGCCCGGTGCCGCGCGGAAGCCGTCGGTCCAGGGGATGCGGGAAGGCTGGGCCTGGACCCCGCGTCGATGGACGCAGGTCACCGACGACACCGGGGTGGGCGACCCATCACGGGCGAGCGCGGAGAAGGGGGCGCGCTATGTCGCAGACGTCACCGCCGCCCTGGCCCAGCTGTTCGTTGAGCTGTGTGAGGTCAACCCGGACCAGCTGTATACCTGAGCTCCCGTATGGCGCGCCGCGGCGGCCTACCGCTTGCCGTCGGCGGTCGGTGGGGCGCCGCTCACCTTCGCGTCCTCACGCAGCACCACGCGGAGGATCCGGTCCAGCTTGGGGTACTCGGCGTCCAGGAACTTGTTCGTCTCGGCGTAGAGCCGCTTCGGATTGCCTAACGGCGCTGGCGACGAGGGTAACTCACCATACCCGAAGTGCAGGGAGTCCGCGGCCTCCATCCCCTCGATCACCCGCCCGATCGGGGCGAAGCCGAGCGTATCGAGTGCCGCGTTGTCACCCAGGTTGATGAAGACGTTGGTCGTGCGATTGCCCGGGTTGTACTGGGCGAAGGTGATCGTGCCGCGCACGTTGCTCGTGCGCACGGAGTCCACCGGCAGCTTGCGACTCCCCCACGTGTTGTTGACCAGCGGGTTGGCCGCGATGCCGAACTGGGCGATGAATCGCAGGATCACGCGATAGAAGCGCTGGTCGTCGTAGAACCCCGCGCGAGCGAGGTTGTAGAACCGGTCGACGCCATGCGGGGCCCAGGCGCGAATCAACTCGACCGTCAGCGTCCCCCTGGAGGTCTCCATGTCGAATTGCACCGTATCCGGCGCCTTCGCCTTCCAGTGTGGATGTGCCGGATTGCGCAGGATGGCGCGTAGCTGCGCCGCTGTCGGGGCCCGCGGGGTTGACGGCGCCTGCGCCCCTGCCGAGGGAAGCGCAAAGGCCAACCCGAAGGAAGCCATCAGCCCGATGCGTCGGGCGCGAGTGAGCGGAATCATGCGTCCATCCTATGCCATCGACATGGGTCCGGACAGGGGACGCCCTGCCCGCGGCTCCCGTCATGCGGACGTACGACGGCGACTAGGCAGTCGCCTCAAGGGCGTCGAGCATCGCCTGGGCATTCGCGTAGCGCCCGGCGGCGCGCGGAGACAGGGCTTGCCGGACCACCTCGGCGAGCCCCGCCGGAATGTCGGGGCGTTCGGCCCGTGGATCGGGGGCCGGGGCCCCCTGTTGGGCGCGAGCGAAGAGTTGCATCAAGCCGAGCCCTTCGTGTGGTGACTTCCCCGTCAGGCACTCGTACAAGACGGCGCCTAACGCGTAGAGATCCGTTCGCGCATCGACCGCCTCGCCCGATAGTTGCTCTGGCGCCATGTACGCGGGAGTTCCCACGACCATCCCGGTCGCCGTGAGCTTGCCGGCGCGCCCGCCGTTATCGGCGAGGCGCGCAATCCCGAAGTCGGTCACCTTGAGCAGGCCGCTGCCGTCGAGGAGCAGGTTGGGTGGCTTGATGTCGCGATGCACCACCCCGACGGCATGGGCGGCGTCCAGCGCGCGCAGGGCCTGCAGCGCGATCGAGTGGACCGCGCGCGGGGAGAGCGTCCCTTCCTGCGCCAGGACGTCCTCCAGCGAGCGGCCGTCGACGAGTTCCATCGTCAGGTAGTAGGTCCCGTCGACAACCCCCAGGTCGTGCGTGCGCACAACATTGCGATGGCTGATGCGACGCGCAAGGCGGATCTCCTCGCGGAACCGATCAAGCGCCGGCCCGCTGCCCTCGGCAAGCGAGGCGCCGCTCAGGGTCTTGAGGGCGACCGTCTCGCCGAGTTCGCGGTCCACGGCCCGATAGACGGTGCCCATCCCCCCAGCACCGAGGAGTTGTCGAATCTCGTAGCGTCCGTCGAAGGTGGCACCTACCTCGAGGCGTGCGCCCGGCGCCGCGACGATCTCGCGCGTCCCCTTCTCGTGCTGCATCACCGCGACGAGTTCGTCCTTGGCCTTGAGGTCGTCCATGAGGCCATGAAACGCCTTCGCCAGCTCGCTGATTTCCTGGGGGGCGTGTTTCGGCAGGGTGACGCTGTAGTCCCCCTCGCGCGCGGCCCGCGTCGCCCGCACGAGGCTGCGCAGCGGCTCGGCGATGCGCCGGGAGAGCCACGAACCAGTGCCTAACGCGAGCGTCAGCCCCACCAGAAAGCCGAGCAGGGTGGCCCCCTTGAGGGGATCATTGGCGGCGAGTGCCTCGCGCTGCGAGCCCAGCCCGACCACGACGCCCACCGTATCGCCTCCGGCCGTGGTCAGCGGGCTGGCCGCACCGATGTAGCTGTCGGTCTCGGTCGTGACCTTCACGCGGCCCTCGGCGTTGCGCGCATCGATCGCCGCCCCCAACGGGGCGGCCAGGGTCGCCGTCACCACCTGCGCCTTGCCGGTGGTGTCCAGGATGGCGACCGCGACATCCGCACGCGTCTGGCGCCGCAGCTGGGCCGCGAGCGTGGAGTCCATGGCGAGCGCCGCGACGAGGACGCCGCGCACCGTCGTCCCTCCCGGGGCGCGCAGGGGGACTGCTATTCCCTGGTAGGGGACATCACCGGCCTCCGTCGGCTCCACCCAGGCACCGTCGGTGGAATCGCCCGCCATGGCGCGCGCGATAAGCGCGCCCGCACTGAAGTCCTCGTTGGAACGATCGGGGTGCAGGGTCCAGGCCAGCATGGTCCCGTTGCCATCGAGCAGCATGGTCCAGGCAGCGCCGAGTTGGTCGCGAAACTCCTCGGCCTGGTCCAGCAGCGTGCTGAGGGATCGTTGCTCCACCGCGCCCTCGAACCGCGAGTAATACGCGGGCACGCCGGCGAGCCCGGCAGCCAGGCGTTGGACGCTGAGCGTGCGTTGGCCGAGCACGTCCTCGACGGCGGCCCGGGTGGCCTGCAACTGGTTGGACATGTTGCGGTCCGCGATCCCACTGGCCCGCCAGGACGTGAGGATCCACACCAGGACCAGCGAACCGGCCACAACCGCAGCGCTGGCCGCGAAGATCTGGGACGCAAGGCGTCGAGGGCGAAGCACGGTGGCTGGCCTCTAGTAGCGTCGCCCGCGCGCGTCGTACGACTTGCCCGTCTTGTCCCTGTGCTGCACGAACTTGAACCGAGTAGCGTCCATCGTCACCACGAGGTCGGTCGCCGCGGGCACGGTGATCGGCATGGCCTTCTCTCCCCCGCGTTCGTGCCAGGCACGCAACGTGTAGGTTCCGGGCGCGACGCCGGAGAACTGGAATCGACCGCCCTTGTCCGGGCGCACCGCATGCGTGGTGGGATGCACCAGGACGGTCAGGGCCATCTTCGCGTGCACGTTGCAGTAGATGCGAGCGAGCCCGGGCTTGTCGAACGTCACGGACCGCGTCTCGTTCTGGCCGTAGAGGCCGAGGTCGAAGACCTTGGGGCCGGAGGTCGCGAACACGTTGTGGTCGAACGCGTCGTGGTTGGGGAACGCCACGGTCGATCCGACGGGAAGCAGCACGACCCCCGGCATGAAGGTCTTGTCCCAGGTCTTGACCTCGGTACGCTGGGGAGCGCCCGCGGCGAGACCGGCCCCCTCGAGCCAGATGAGCGTGGCATCCACGTCGGCAGCCAGCCCCTTCTTGTCGCGGATCTCGACCTTGCCAGCCACCACGCCCTGTGCGCTCGCCCCCATGGGGACCAGGACGCAGGTGACGAGCCACCAACGGTTTACACGACGCCAGACACGGTGCATTCTGCTAGCGTATCCCATCCCAACACCTCCCGCAATAGCCCGTGGATTCTCGACGACTCCTCCTGTTACACGTGAGCCTCGCCGGTACCCTTGCCGCCCACCGCGCGGGAGCCCAGGACGCGGACCGGGTGGACGTGCGCGTCACGGGCACGATCCTGGTCAACACGTTCTCCACGTCGCGTCGGACGAACAATTTCGACATCCCGCAATTCGTGGTGCGACCAAGTGCCGCGGATTCCCTGGGTGAGGGTGGCGGCTTCGGGATGACGGTCCGGCAGACACGCCTCGGCGTGCGCGCGTTCTGGCCGGATGTCCGTGGCGCCGAGGTGCGCGCGGAGCTGGACACCGACTTCTACGGTGGGCAGCAGGCGAGTGGATTTGGCGACCTGTTCGCCCTCTTCCGCGTGCGCCGGGCGGTGGTGGATGCGGCATGGAGCCGGGCCACCTTGCTCATCGGGCAGGAAGTACCGCTGATCGCCGAGTACAACCCGCAGTCGTTGGCGATGGTCGGCCTCTCTGGGCTGGCGACCTCTGGCAACCTGTGGCTCTGGCTGCCGCAGGTGCGTGGTGGTGTCCGCGTCGTTCGGGGGAAGTCGGCGAAGCTCGACCTCGAAGCCGCCATCATGGGAGCAGGCTCCAACGATGCGCAGCCGGAGTTGTTCACGCAACCAGATCGTGCGGAGCAAAGTGGACGACCGTCCCTGCAGGGTCGAGCGATCCTTCGCTGGGGCACGGCCGACCGGCCAGGCGACGTCAGCCTCGGCGCACACCGCGGGTGGCTCGCCACTTCCGGCGACTCGCTCCTTGTCTCGCGCGCGATCGCCGGTGCCTGGCGGATCCCGTTAGGCAGGGTGCTCACCCTGACCGGCGAAGCGTTCACCGGCGCCGCGCTCGCCGGACTCGGCGGCGGTGGAATCGGGCAGCACCTCG comes from Gemmatimonadota bacterium and encodes:
- a CDS encoding proline racemase family protein; translation: MHLSSLIHAVDAHACGEPGRVIVGGVPHVPGATMYEKARWLEQHADHIRKRMLNEPRGYPPMCCNLLLPPTHPEAQAGYVIMEHVEYPGMSGSNTICVVTVLLETGILPMTEPVTDLVLEAPAGLIRVRAECSAGKVTRVTFRNVPAFAVHLDAMVEVPQLGSVRVDVAYGGMFYAIADAAQFGLRLTPDEGRDIVRIGEMVKAAAREQLPVVHPEQPGFAGITISQLSGPAHDPAHHARNAVIVSTGSFDWAKPSTWTGSIDRSPCGTGTCAKMAVLHAKGQLALGQPFHHESVLGTVFTGEVVEETRVGDRAAIVPTLSGQGWITGFSQYVMDPTDPFQQGYTVGDIW
- a CDS encoding creatininase family protein — protein: MTVLREATWRQIQQRPFRVAVLPWGATEAHNYHLPYGTDVIEAESIGARAVEAASARGAPVVLLPAIPFGVQTGQLNIPLCINMNPSTQAAILRDVIQSLEPHGIRALVVLNGHGGNDFRQVIRELQPTTRIVLVQVNWYQVRDARAYFDEPGDHGGELETSVMLHVAPELVRPLSDAGPGAARKPSVQGMREGWAWTPRRWTQVTDDTGVGDPSRASAEKGARYVADVTAALAQLFVELCEVNPDQLYT
- a CDS encoding peptidylprolyl isomerase: MIPLTRARRIGLMASFGLAFALPSAGAQAPSTPRAPTAAQLRAILRNPAHPHWKAKAPDTVQFDMETSRGTLTVELIRAWAPHGVDRFYNLARAGFYDDQRFYRVILRFIAQFGIAANPLVNNTWGSRKLPVDSVRTSNVRGTITFAQYNPGNRTTNVFINLGDNAALDTLGFAPIGRVIEGMEAADSLHFGYGELPSSPAPLGNPKRLYAETNKFLDAEYPKLDRILRVVLREDAKVSGAPPTADGKR
- a CDS encoding protein kinase → MLRPRRLASQIFAASAAVVAGSLVLVWILTSWRASGIADRNMSNQLQATRAAVEDVLGQRTLSVQRLAAGLAGVPAYYSRFEGAVEQRSLSTLLDQAEEFRDQLGAAWTMLLDGNGTMLAWTLHPDRSNEDFSAGALIARAMAGDSTDGAWVEPTEAGDVPYQGIAVPLRAPGGTTVRGVLVAALAMDSTLAAQLRRQTRADVAVAILDTTGKAQVVTATLAAPLGAAIDARNAEGRVKVTTETDSYIGAASPLTTAGGDTVGVVVGLGSQREALAANDPLKGATLLGFLVGLTLALGTGSWLSRRIAEPLRSLVRATRAAREGDYSVTLPKHAPQEISELAKAFHGLMDDLKAKDELVAVMQHEKGTREIVAAPGARLEVGATFDGRYEIRQLLGAGGMGTVYRAVDRELGETVALKTLSGASLAEGSGPALDRFREEIRLARRISHRNVVRTHDLGVVDGTYYLTMELVDGRSLEDVLAQEGTLSPRAVHSIALQALRALDAAHAVGVVHRDIKPPNLLLDGSGLLKVTDFGIARLADNGGRAGKLTATGMVVGTPAYMAPEQLSGEAVDARTDLYALGAVLYECLTGKSPHEGLGLMQLFARAQQGAPAPDPRAERPDIPAGLAEVVRQALSPRAAGRYANAQAMLDALEATA